The following proteins are co-located in the Salvelinus namaycush isolate Seneca chromosome 33, SaNama_1.0, whole genome shotgun sequence genome:
- the LOC120028045 gene encoding transcriptional regulator Myc-like has translation MPQYSSLASKNYDYDSIQPYFYVDNEDEDFYHQQGQLQPPAPSEDIWKKFELLPTPPLSPFRRPSLYSLFPSTSDQLEMVTEFLGDDVVNQSFICDADYSQTFLKSIIIQDCMWSGFSAAANLEKVVSERLACLQAARKESAFSDNVEWTTTRLNANYLQDLNTSASECIDPSVVFPYPITDTSKSSKVAPPTDVALDTPPNSGSSSGSDSEYEEIDVVTVEKRHAEKRCDPNMSGRRHHSPLVLKRCHVSTHQHNYAAHPSTRHEQPAVKRLRLESSNSGSSNRVLKQISSNRKCPSPWTSDTEDYDKRRTHNVLERQRRNELKLSFFALRDKIPEVANNEKAAKVVILKKAIECIYSMQTDEQRLVNFKEQLRRKSEHLKQKLARLKNSHF, from the exons ATGCCGCAATATTCAAGTTTGGCAAGTAAAAACTACGACTACGATTCTATCCAGCCATATTTTTATGTTGACAACGAAGATGAGGATTTTTATCACCAGCAAGGACAACTTCAGCCACCGGCTCCAAGTGAGGACATCTGGAAGAAATTTGAGTTGCtgcccactcctcctctctccccgtTCCGGCGACCATCACTGTATAGTCTTTTCCCTTCAACTTCTGACCAACTTGAAATGGTGACAGAGTTTCTCGGGGATGACGTTGTAAACCAGAGTTTCATCTGCGATGCCGATTACTCTCAAACGTTCCTCAAGTCTATCATCATCCAGGACTGTATGTGGAGCGGGTTCTCGGCTGCAGCCAATTTGGAAAAAGTGGTGTCTGAAAGACTCGCCTGTCTCCAGGCTGCTAGGAAAGAATCAGCTTTTAGCGACAACGTGGAGTGGACTACTACTCGGTTGAACGCAAACTACTTGCAGGATCTGAACACATCCGCGTCCGAATGCATTGATCCATCAGTGGTATTTCCCTACCCAATAACTGATACTTCCAAATCAAGCAAGGTGGCACCACCCACGGATGTGGCATTGGACACCCCACCCAACAGCGGTAGCAGCAGTGGGAGTGACTCTG AATATGAGGAGATAGATGTCGTGACTGTGGAGAAGAGGCACGCAGAGAAGCGGTGCGACCCCAACATGTCTGGGCGCAGACATCACAGTCCCCTTGTGCTGAAGAGGTGCCATGTCTCCACCCACCAGCACAACTACGCTGCCCACCCCTCCACGCGGCACGAGCAGCCAGCTGTCAAGAGGCTGAGGCTAGAGAGCAGTAACAGTGGCAGCAGCAACCGGGTCCTCAAGCAGATCAGCAGCAACCGCAAATGCCCAAGTCCCTGGACGTCAGACACTGAGGACTATGACAAAAGAAGGACTCATAATGTACTGGAGCGCCAGCGGAGGAACGAGCTCAAGCTAAGCTTTTTCGCTCTACGGGACAAGATACCGGAGGTGGCTAACAATGAAAAGGCAGCCAAAGTGGTCATCCTGAAGAAGGCTATAGAGTGTATTTACAGCATGCAGACAGACGAGCAGAGACTAGTCAACTTCAAAGAGCAGCTGAGGAGGAAAAGTGAACATTTGAAACAGAAGCTGGCCCGGTTAAAGAACTCTCATTTTTGA